The uncultured Fibrobacter sp. genome has a window encoding:
- a CDS encoding FISUMP domain-containing protein, whose protein sequence is MIHFFDERKTGAVWALALTALLGACSNVETSGTSEEAEGVIAISDKKIAGVSQKGPFVKGSEVTLRETSKKGDFEPTGREFTTKTISDKGDFKFDGINLESQYVLLSVEGRYEREHTGEASSCPMRLDAVSDLEKRETVNINLLTHFEYKRVLNLVKEGKTFAEAKKQAAKEVLGAFGVKIDVSSAEDLNIYNSTDGDRTLYNISRIIDEQPEWNYWHDWYNADDDVDCSKLQDYIDGFTNDFADDGVLADSIMQDLAGEGYSSAKEWSNMMDVDEDDIKRKDEANPDDISIRFLKSEYDFGILVFLNYMDLELCIADLWGEYRKLDKAMVLDGELVDSGYFLCNGYYWDLTTKEHIDSLKIPIDHKTGSMTDPRDGRKYQTVSFEYEGKKYEWMAEDLKYDSKELYTWTEAMQIDDKYMTEVAEDSLIGEKHQGICPDGWHVSSTEEWDILVNYVGDVKNLLNENWRTSDLDAAFGKDLIGVFYNRFDFNLMPMDTVYLEVYYHSYRQDSYHIEELDEFMKEHYQWELEYAKNDEEREEIEKYLSPRAVGDYYVQVSPYDYRVEEEPLKEGKVRCVKN, encoded by the coding sequence CGCAGAAGGGCCCGTTTGTAAAGGGCTCCGAGGTGACGCTCAGGGAAACCTCGAAAAAGGGAGATTTCGAGCCCACCGGTAGAGAATTTACTACCAAGACTATCAGCGACAAGGGCGATTTCAAGTTTGACGGTATCAATTTGGAAAGCCAGTATGTGCTTCTTTCTGTAGAAGGCCGCTACGAGCGAGAACACACGGGTGAAGCTTCTAGCTGCCCGATGCGTCTCGACGCAGTTTCCGACTTGGAAAAACGTGAAACGGTGAATATCAACCTCTTGACTCATTTTGAATACAAGCGCGTGCTGAATCTGGTCAAGGAAGGCAAGACCTTTGCCGAAGCCAAAAAGCAAGCCGCAAAGGAAGTCCTTGGCGCGTTCGGTGTCAAGATCGATGTTTCCTCTGCAGAAGACTTGAATATCTACAATTCGACGGATGGCGACAGAACGCTCTACAATATCAGCCGAATTATAGATGAACAGCCTGAGTGGAATTATTGGCACGATTGGTATAATGCTGATGACGATGTCGATTGCTCCAAATTGCAAGATTACATCGACGGGTTTACCAATGACTTTGCCGATGACGGTGTTCTCGCAGATTCGATTATGCAGGATCTCGCTGGCGAAGGCTATAGCTCTGCCAAGGAATGGAGCAATATGATGGATGTCGATGAAGACGATATCAAGAGAAAGGACGAGGCTAATCCGGATGATATCAGTATCCGTTTCTTGAAGAGTGAATACGATTTCGGTATTCTTGTCTTCTTGAATTATATGGATTTGGAACTCTGTATCGCCGACCTTTGGGGCGAATACAGAAAGCTGGACAAGGCCATGGTGCTTGACGGCGAACTTGTTGATTCGGGCTATTTCCTTTGCAACGGGTATTATTGGGACTTGACGACAAAAGAACATATCGATTCTCTCAAGATTCCAATTGACCACAAAACGGGAAGCATGACTGACCCGCGCGATGGACGTAAGTACCAGACGGTCAGCTTTGAATACGAAGGGAAAAAGTATGAATGGATGGCCGAAGATCTCAAGTATGATTCCAAAGAACTCTATACTTGGACGGAAGCTATGCAGATCGATGACAAGTACATGACGGAAGTCGCTGAAGATAGTTTGATTGGCGAAAAGCACCAGGGAATCTGCCCTGATGGCTGGCATGTCTCGAGTACCGAGGAATGGGATATCTTGGTGAATTACGTCGGTGACGTTAAAAACCTGCTTAACGAAAACTGGAGGACTTCTGATTTGGATGCCGCCTTTGGAAAGGATTTGATTGGCGTGTTCTACAACAGGTTTGATTTTAACCTGATGCCGATGGATACGGTTTACTTGGAAGTCTATTACCATTCTTACAGGCAGGACTCTTACCATATAGAGGAACTTGATGAGTTCATGAAAGAGCACTATCAATGGGAACTTGAATATGCTAAGAATGATGAGGAACGCGAAGAAATTGAAAAGTACCTTTCTCCAAGAGCTGTCGGTGACTATTACGTGCAAGTCTCTCCCTACGATTATCGTGTTGAAGAAGAACCTTTGAAAGAAGGCAAGGTGCGTTGCGTAAAGAACTAG